In one window of Bacteroidales bacterium DNA:
- a CDS encoding NmrA family NAD(P)-binding protein: MTKSKILVTASTGNIGLPLSKALHEKGIPFTAATRDAEKAFEKFGFETETIPLDFKDRTGFSEALKGVETLFLCGPSATPGAEKLLIPLVEKAIDYGVENFVFIASYPNIMSIIENSGRAYTFLRGNFFMQNFEMYQKEDIRDQHQIFLPTGKGKAPFLDTHDIGKVAAEVIENLSKFNKETIYLTGPEAMDLHKAADIFSDVLDKDIVYKEPDDKAYRMEMEKRGFSKDYIDAMIAVFGKIKKGEVSQTSDSIEKILGRKPASLKNYIERNKSIFI, from the coding sequence ATGACTAAATCTAAAATTTTAGTGACGGCATCAACAGGAAATATTGGTTTACCCCTGTCAAAAGCTTTGCATGAGAAAGGGATTCCATTTACGGCTGCAACAAGAGATGCTGAAAAAGCATTTGAGAAGTTCGGGTTCGAAACCGAAACTATACCCCTCGATTTTAAAGATCGGACGGGGTTTTCCGAAGCTCTCAAAGGTGTTGAAACCCTGTTTTTGTGTGGTCCTTCAGCAACCCCGGGTGCTGAAAAATTATTAATCCCTCTGGTGGAGAAAGCCATTGATTATGGGGTGGAAAATTTTGTTTTTATTGCATCTTACCCCAACATTATGAGCATCATTGAAAATAGCGGCAGAGCCTACACCTTTTTGCGCGGTAACTTCTTCATGCAGAATTTTGAAATGTATCAAAAGGAAGATATCCGGGATCAGCACCAAATCTTTCTGCCAACGGGAAAAGGGAAAGCTCCATTTTTAGACACCCATGATATTGGCAAGGTTGCGGCTGAAGTAATTGAGAATTTATCTAAATTCAACAAAGAAACCATATACCTCACAGGCCCGGAGGCTATGGACCTTCATAAGGCTGCTGATATTTTTTCAGATGTTCTGGACAAGGATATTGTATACAAAGAGCCGGATGATAAAGCTTACAGGATGGAAATGGAGAAGCGTGGATTCTCAAAAGATTATATCGATGCTATGATCGCCGTTTTTGGAAAAATCAAAAAAGGAGAGGTTTCTCAGACATCGGATAGTATTGAGAAGATATTAGGCAGAAAGCCAGCATCGCTCAAAAATTATATTGAGAGGAATAAGTCGATTTTCATATAA
- a CDS encoding response regulator transcription factor → MSENKTYKCIIIDDEPIAIKVIRDHLENFSNVECLQGFTKALDAIEVLNKEDIDLLFLDINMPGISGVEFLKSLHFPPKVIFTTAYRNFAVDAFELDALDYLVKPISFERFLKAMNKFFASMQQKVNQPQTPQDKKKAYIVLKADKKNHKISLDDILYIESLDNYIKVHTTETSIICYERLSGIEKELPGSDFIRIHRSYIINLNKVDVFTASYIEIGDMNFTIGRNYKEYALRRLEKG, encoded by the coding sequence ATGTCTGAAAACAAAACATACAAGTGCATAATTATTGACGATGAACCCATTGCAATCAAAGTGATCCGGGATCACCTGGAGAACTTTAGTAATGTGGAATGCCTGCAAGGCTTCACAAAAGCGTTGGATGCCATTGAGGTCCTGAACAAAGAAGACATTGACCTGCTTTTCCTGGATATTAACATGCCCGGCATTTCAGGTGTGGAATTTCTCAAATCCCTGCATTTTCCTCCAAAAGTCATTTTCACAACGGCCTACCGGAATTTTGCTGTCGATGCTTTTGAATTGGATGCCCTGGATTACCTGGTAAAACCCATCTCTTTCGAACGCTTTTTGAAAGCTATGAATAAGTTTTTTGCCAGCATGCAACAAAAGGTGAATCAACCTCAAACTCCCCAGGACAAAAAAAAGGCGTACATTGTTCTGAAGGCAGACAAGAAAAATCATAAAATTTCTCTGGATGATATCTTATACATCGAAAGCCTCGATAACTATATCAAGGTGCACACCACGGAGACATCCATCATTTGCTACGAAAGGTTATCAGGAATAGAAAAAGAACTGCCCGGAAGCGATTTTATTCGTATTCACCGCTCCTACATCATCAACCTGAACAAAGTAGATGTCTTTACGGCTTCATACATAGAGATCGGCGATATGAACTTCACCATCGGACGGAATTATAAAGAATATGCCCTGAGAAGACTTGAGAAAGGGTGA
- a CDS encoding histidine kinase: MEKQNINTLLTVKNNWIGHTIYWMVAAFLMFFIFSNRNYDVQIRLALVGLLIITSYLISMAVNNYLIPKLLFQGKIKLFIYSLFAVFILTLWLITLSIILILLYSLNYLPEAVTPTREDLLILISGNYLVVILAAVIHFISESYSRMLEKQKVEMQKQETEEKLKEVHLQLLQGQLHPHFLFNMLNNLYGLVKEDTKASREVIIKLSDLLDYMLYECNKNEIELTEEIQFIQNYIELERLRHDEDFNVRFDFPENPGKVKIAPLILFPFVENAFKHGFRNTENNAIHIELKTDEEKLIFRVSNNASESSSDPYLNQENKGIGLKNSRERLNLLYKDKYKLNIEQQNQTYSVHLEITYS, translated from the coding sequence ATGGAGAAACAGAATATCAACACCTTACTGACTGTTAAAAACAACTGGATTGGGCACACGATCTATTGGATGGTTGCTGCCTTTTTGATGTTTTTTATCTTCAGCAACAGGAATTATGACGTTCAGATAAGATTGGCGCTGGTAGGGCTGCTGATCATTACCAGCTATTTGATATCCATGGCAGTGAACAATTATTTGATCCCCAAACTGCTTTTCCAGGGCAAAATAAAACTATTCATCTATTCTCTTTTTGCTGTGTTCATACTCACCCTGTGGCTTATTACCTTATCCATTATTCTCATTCTTCTCTACAGCTTGAATTACCTGCCCGAGGCCGTGACGCCAACAAGGGAAGACCTTCTTATACTCATATCCGGGAACTACCTGGTCGTGATTCTTGCCGCGGTGATCCATTTCATTAGCGAATCATACAGCAGAATGCTGGAAAAACAAAAAGTAGAAATGCAAAAACAGGAAACAGAAGAGAAACTGAAAGAGGTACATCTCCAACTGTTACAGGGACAGCTTCACCCCCATTTCCTGTTTAATATGCTGAACAACTTATATGGACTGGTTAAGGAAGATACAAAAGCCTCGAGAGAAGTAATCATAAAGCTTTCCGATCTTCTTGATTACATGCTTTATGAATGCAATAAGAATGAAATTGAACTCACTGAAGAAATACAGTTCATCCAAAATTACATTGAACTGGAACGACTGAGGCACGATGAGGATTTTAATGTTCGGTTTGATTTTCCTGAAAATCCAGGGAAGGTTAAAATAGCACCGCTTATTCTGTTTCCCTTTGTTGAAAACGCCTTCAAACATGGCTTTCGGAATACCGAAAATAATGCGATCCATATCGAATTAAAAACCGATGAAGAAAAACTTATTTTTCGTGTCTCAAACAATGCATCAGAGTCATCATCCGATCCCTACCTGAACCAGGAAAACAAAGGCATCGGTTTAAAAAACAGCAGGGAGAGGCTTAATCTCTTATATAAAGACAAATACAAGCTGAATATTGAACAGCAAAATCAAACCTACTCGGTTCACCTGGAAATAACATATAGCTAA